In Rhinatrema bivittatum chromosome 1, aRhiBiv1.1, whole genome shotgun sequence, a single genomic region encodes these proteins:
- the RPS6 gene encoding 40S ribosomal protein S6, with protein sequence MKLNISFPATGCQKLIEVDDERKLRTFYEKRMATEVPADPLGEEWKGYVVRISGGNDKQGFPMKQGVLTHGRVRLLLCKGHSCYRPRRTGERKRKSVHGCIVDANLSVLNLVIVRKGEKDIPGLTDSTVPRRLGPKRASRIRKLFNLSKEDDVRQYVVRKPLNKEGKKPRTKAPKIQRLVTPRVLQHKRRRIALKKQRTQKNKEEASEYAKLLAKRMKEAKEKRQEQIAKRRRLSSLRASTSKSESSQK encoded by the exons ATGAAG CTAAACATCTCTTTCCCAGCCACTGGTTGCCAGAAGCTTATTGAGGTTGATGATGAGCGGAAACTACGAACTTTCTATGAAAAGCGCATGGCCACTGAGGTCCCTGCTGATCCCTTGGGTGAAGAGTGGAAG GGATATGTTGTGCGGATCAGCGGTGGGAATGACAAGCAGGGCTTTCCCATGAAGCAGGGTGTGCTGACCCACGGGCGGGTCCGGCTGCTACTGTGCAAGGGTCATTCCTGCTACCGTCCCAGGAGAACTGGAGAACGCAAGCGCAAGTCTGTCCATGGCTGCATCGTTGACGCCAATCTAAGCGTTCTCAACTTGGTTATTGTCAGGAAAG GTGAGAAGGATATTCCTGGGCTGACTGACAGCACTGTCCCTCGTCGCCTTGGTCCCAAGAGGGCCAGTAGAATCCGTAAGCTGTTCAACCTGTCCAAGGAGGACGATGTCCGGCAGTACGTCGTGAGGAAGCCCCTGAACAAGGAAG GCAAGAAACCCAGAACTAAGGCTCCTAAGATCCAGCGCCTGGTGACTCCCCGTGTCCTGCAGCACAAGCGTAGGCGCATTGCTCTGAAGAAGCAGCGCACACAGAAGAACAAGGAGGAGGCATCAGAATATGCCAAACTTTTGGCCAAGAGAATGAAG gaAGCCAAAGAGAAACGCCAGGAACAAATTGCGAAGAGACGCAGACTATCCTCACTCAGAGCCTCTACTTCCAAATCTGAGTCTAGCCAGAAGTAG